In Mycoavidus cysteinexigens, a genomic segment contains:
- the rfbA gene encoding glucose-1-phosphate thymidylyltransferase RfbA, whose protein sequence is MKVRKAILLAGGSGTRLYPITYAVSKQLLPVYDKPMVYYPLSTLMMAGIRDILLISTPADTPRFQMLLGDGAQWGLNLQYAVQPSPDGLAQALRIGRQFIGNHLSTLILGDNIFYGHHLAEQLERASNCEHGATVFAYHVQDPERYGVVEFDAAFQALSIAEKPLKPRSNYAVTGLYFYDRQVCDMAAEVKPSARGEYEITDINQYYLHQNQLRVEIMGRGCAWFDTGTHDSLIDAAGFIATLQKRQGLMVACPEEIAYQRGWIDAEQVNRLTAPLEKNGYGQYLKRIVSDQPRWPST, encoded by the coding sequence ATGAAGGTGCGCAAAGCGATTCTTTTAGCCGGCGGCTCCGGTACCCGGTTGTATCCGATTACGTATGCTGTCTCAAAACAACTATTGCCGGTTTACGATAAACCCATGGTTTACTACCCGCTCTCCACTTTGATGATGGCGGGCATCCGCGATATTTTGCTGATTTCTACGCCCGCCGACACACCGCGCTTTCAGATGCTGCTAGGCGACGGCGCTCAATGGGGGCTGAATCTCCAATATGCAGTGCAACCCTCGCCAGATGGGTTGGCGCAAGCCTTGAGGATTGGCCGGCAATTTATTGGCAATCATCTATCCACTTTAATTCTTGGCGATAATATTTTTTATGGGCATCATTTAGCCGAACAACTTGAACGCGCCAGCAACTGTGAGCACGGCGCGACGGTATTTGCTTATCACGTGCAAGATCCTGAGCGTTATGGCGTGGTTGAGTTTGATGCCGCCTTTCAAGCCCTCTCGATTGCAGAAAAGCCGCTTAAGCCGCGCTCCAATTATGCTGTGACGGGGCTGTATTTTTATGATCGACAAGTCTGCGACATGGCCGCTGAGGTTAAGCCGTCAGCCCGCGGTGAATATGAGATTACGGATATCAATCAATATTATTTGCACCAAAACCAGCTCAGAGTTGAAATAATGGGCCGCGGTTGCGCTTGGTTCGATACCGGCACCCATGACTCGCTGATAGACGCGGCAGGTTTTATTGCCACTCTGCAAAAGCGCCAGGGCTTAATGGTGGCTTGCCCGGAAGAGATTGCCTACCAACGTGGCTGGATAGATGCAGAGCAAGTGAATCGGCTTACGGCGCCGCTTGAAAAAAACGGCTATGGACAATATTTAAAACGCATTGTATCGGATCAGCCAAGGTGGCCATCAACGTAA
- a CDS encoding copper chaperone PCu(A)C, giving the protein MKWMTLLLTSLCFSVASSTAIAAASPEVIAEAGWVRWLPDGRPAAGYMTLRNNSAQAIDVVAASSPDYGHVMLHQSVSDGTLSKMVHLKKLTLPAHSEVKLAPGGYHLMLEKARAEPAIKPGDTVQVKLTLSDGTFLHLTLPVRPPATL; this is encoded by the coding sequence ATGAAATGGATGACTTTGCTTTTAACCAGCCTATGCTTTAGCGTAGCTTCCTCAACCGCAATCGCCGCTGCCTCGCCAGAGGTTATAGCAGAAGCGGGCTGGGTGCGCTGGCTACCTGACGGACGGCCCGCCGCCGGTTATATGACATTGCGCAACAATAGCGCCCAAGCCATCGATGTCGTCGCAGCCTCTAGCCCTGATTACGGCCATGTGATGCTCCATCAGTCGGTATCGGATGGCACGCTAAGTAAGATGGTTCACCTCAAAAAATTGACCCTTCCAGCCCACAGCGAGGTCAAGCTCGCCCCCGGTGGTTACCATCTTATGCTTGAAAAAGCGCGCGCGGAACCGGCTATCAAACCAGGCGATACTGTGCAGGTTAAACTCACCTTATCTGATGGCACATTCCTGCATCTAACGTTGCCTGTACGCCCGCCTGCGACTTTATAG
- a CDS encoding SCO family protein produces MQRVMSQQRAILYCALLASVLSVLFLGCSRQRDENWQLTQVRHHLPKLEFALTDDQGQKVSAQTYQGQITLVYFGYTHCPDVCPETMARLMLALSKLGDEARAVRILFISIDPTRDTPASMQRYVRAFDAEHVTGLTGTLSQVEALAKRYRVAYQSEKPDADNRYEVMHSSAIYIFDQKGQAQLMATNADSADNIAHDLRILIQSSS; encoded by the coding sequence ATGCAGCGAGTCATGTCCCAGCAGCGGGCGATACTTTACTGTGCGCTCCTTGCCAGCGTCTTATCCGTGCTTTTTCTCGGCTGTAGCCGGCAGCGCGATGAAAATTGGCAGTTAACCCAAGTGCGTCACCACCTTCCTAAGCTTGAGTTTGCTTTAACGGATGATCAAGGACAAAAGGTCAGCGCGCAAACTTATCAAGGCCAAATCACCCTGGTCTACTTTGGCTATACGCATTGCCCGGATGTTTGCCCTGAAACCATGGCGCGCCTTATGCTGGCGCTCTCGAAGTTAGGTGATGAGGCACGTGCTGTACGTATTCTTTTTATCTCGATCGACCCAACACGCGATACACCTGCCTCAATGCAGCGTTATGTCCGTGCCTTTGATGCAGAGCATGTAACCGGTCTGACCGGTACCCTTAGTCAAGTCGAGGCATTAGCGAAACGCTACCGCGTCGCTTATCAATCTGAAAAGCCCGATGCGGACAACCGCTACGAGGTAATGCACAGCTCGGCTATTTATATCTTCGATCAAAAAGGTCAAGCGCAGCTGATGGCGACCAACGCCGATTCAGCGGATAATATTGCACACGATTTGCGCATTCTGATTCAATCATCATCATAA
- a CDS encoding ABC transporter ATP-binding protein, whose product MINVKIKETHSVGRTNEIPLRSTQAQNAAYDAQLAGYAQRPLAFLYRYIRRHPVAHGAVLISVFAAVGCSLASQYGIKHLIDVLSQGRSHITQLWGAFLLLAGLIAADNLLWRVGGWVSTHAFVTVTGDLRRDLFGYLNGHAQAWFTEKQPGLLASRITATSNAVFTAENTMAWNALPPCIAVGGAIAMIAAVNPLMAGGLLSVSAVLALILFKLAGHGAKHHRGFAKEAATVDGELVDVISNMGLVRAFGAITREQTRFGAKLKEEMRARRKSLLHLEKLRLFHAVVTAFLSAGLLGWALWLWTRGQVSTGDIVLVSSLGFTILHGTRDLAVALVDVIQHIARLAEAIETLLEPHQLPDHPQAKKLVEQGGRVDFNQVSFAYPNRARTLEAFDLHLEPGQRVGLIGSSGAGKTTVLALLQHFYEPQAGRILIDGQDLSMITQESLRQSIAVVPQDISLLHRTIFENIAYGRPQASLEEVLAAAHEARCTEFIEAMPQGLDTMVGDRGTKLSGGQRQRIAIARAILKNAPILLLDEATSALDSASEEAIQQALDRLMRGRTVIAIAHRLSTLQNFDRIIVMSDGKVIDDGAPEALRKRTGLYRDLLMKQFGNGVSAVNYYDTRIAEHAA is encoded by the coding sequence ATGATAAATGTCAAGATTAAAGAAACCCACTCTGTGGGACGCACAAATGAAATCCCTCTACGCTCAACTCAAGCTCAAAACGCTGCGTATGACGCCCAACTTGCTGGCTATGCGCAGCGACCGCTAGCCTTTCTTTATCGCTATATTCGTCGTCATCCAGTGGCTCACGGCGCGGTGCTAATCAGTGTGTTTGCCGCCGTAGGTTGCTCGCTTGCTTCCCAATATGGGATTAAGCACCTGATCGATGTATTAAGCCAAGGACGCAGCCACATCACGCAACTCTGGGGGGCATTTTTGCTGTTAGCTGGCTTAATCGCTGCCGACAATCTACTCTGGCGCGTAGGGGGTTGGGTCAGCACGCATGCGTTTGTCACCGTAACGGGCGATTTGCGGCGCGATTTATTTGGCTATTTAAACGGCCATGCGCAAGCCTGGTTTACAGAAAAACAACCTGGTCTGCTCGCAAGCCGGATTACGGCCACCTCAAATGCGGTTTTCACAGCCGAAAACACTATGGCATGGAATGCTCTGCCACCCTGCATCGCCGTAGGCGGTGCAATTGCCATGATTGCCGCAGTCAATCCATTAATGGCGGGCGGACTTTTATCGGTATCGGCAGTGCTCGCGCTGATTCTTTTCAAATTGGCGGGTCATGGCGCTAAACACCACCGCGGGTTCGCCAAAGAAGCGGCCACCGTGGACGGCGAGTTAGTCGATGTCATCAGCAATATGGGACTGGTACGCGCCTTCGGAGCCATCACTCGTGAGCAAACCCGCTTTGGCGCAAAGCTCAAAGAAGAAATGCGCGCGCGCCGCAAAAGCTTACTTCACCTCGAAAAATTAAGGCTTTTTCATGCTGTTGTGACCGCTTTTTTGTCCGCAGGATTACTCGGCTGGGCGCTTTGGTTATGGACCCGCGGCCAAGTCAGCACGGGTGATATTGTGCTGGTCAGTTCACTTGGCTTTACGATTTTGCACGGCACGCGCGACCTGGCCGTCGCCCTCGTGGATGTAATTCAACATATTGCACGGCTTGCCGAGGCCATTGAGACCTTGCTTGAACCTCATCAATTGCCCGATCATCCACAAGCCAAGAAGCTGGTTGAACAAGGCGGCCGCGTTGATTTCAATCAAGTTAGTTTTGCCTACCCAAATCGGGCACGGACGCTCGAGGCATTTGACTTGCACCTAGAGCCAGGCCAACGAGTTGGCTTAATCGGCAGCTCAGGAGCAGGCAAAACCACGGTACTTGCCCTACTGCAACATTTTTATGAACCGCAAGCGGGCCGCATTTTGATCGATGGTCAGGATTTAAGCATGATTACCCAAGAAAGCTTACGGCAATCGATCGCCGTCGTGCCGCAAGATATTTCGCTCTTACATCGGACGATTTTTGAAAATATCGCTTATGGCCGGCCTCAGGCTAGCCTAGAAGAAGTCCTTGCCGCCGCGCATGAGGCACGCTGCACTGAGTTTATCGAAGCCATGCCGCAAGGGTTAGACACCATGGTGGGCGACCGCGGCACGAAACTCTCAGGCGGCCAGCGGCAGCGCATTGCGATTGCCCGAGCGATTTTGAAAAATGCGCCTATCCTGCTCCTTGATGAAGCCACTTCGGCCCTCGATAGCGCCTCAGAAGAAGCGATTCAACAAGCGCTCGATCGACTCATGCGCGGCCGCACGGTCATTGCCATCGCCCATCGGCTTTCAACCTTGCAAAATTTTGACCGCATTATTGTAATGAGCGACGGTAAAGTCATTGATGATGGCGCACCTGAGGCTTTGCGCAAACGAACCGGGCTTTATAGGGATTTACTGATGAAACAATTTGGCAATGGCGTCAGCGCTGTCAATTACTATGACACGCGCATTGCTGAACACGCAGCTTAA
- a CDS encoding glycosyltransferase family 4 protein codes for MRIAQIAPLHEAVPPKLYGGTERVVSYLTEALVELGQEVTLFASGDSITAAQLEAVWPQALRLDPKIRDALAPHMLMLEQVRERAQEFDILHFHLDYYPFSLFSRQNTPFLTTLHGRLDLPELQPVFNMFPQAQVVSISDSQRAPLPQANWLSTIYHGLPEKMLMPRPDIKPGYLAFLGRISPEKRVDTAISIAAKCGLPIKIAAKIDKADQAYYDEQIAPLMSQPHVEYIGEISEGEKAEFLSGAHALLFPIDWPEPFGLVMIEAMACGTPVIAFKRGSVPEVIEHGVTGFVVNNETEAVTALNRLHTLSRDTVRKQFEERFTSQRMAEGYLAAYERLLHQQRRTVLREVAVG; via the coding sequence ATGCGAATCGCTCAAATTGCACCGTTACACGAGGCTGTGCCGCCTAAATTGTATGGCGGTACAGAACGGGTAGTGTCTTACTTGACAGAAGCCTTAGTTGAGCTAGGCCAAGAAGTGACGTTGTTTGCGAGCGGCGATTCAATCACTGCTGCGCAACTCGAGGCAGTATGGCCTCAGGCGCTTCGTCTCGACCCGAAGATTCGCGACGCACTCGCGCCTCATATGCTGATGCTCGAGCAAGTACGCGAGCGTGCCCAAGAATTCGATATTCTGCATTTCCATCTTGATTACTATCCTTTTTCACTCTTTAGCCGTCAGAACACCCCATTTCTAACGACCTTGCATGGTCGCTTAGATCTGCCTGAGCTACAGCCCGTTTTTAATATGTTTCCGCAGGCTCAGGTGGTGTCTATTTCCGATAGCCAACGCGCGCCGCTGCCACAGGCGAATTGGCTGTCAACCATTTATCACGGTTTGCCGGAAAAAATGCTGATGCCGCGCCCGGATATAAAGCCTGGCTATTTGGCGTTTCTAGGTCGCATTTCACCTGAAAAGCGGGTTGACACGGCGATTTCGATTGCAGCTAAATGCGGCTTGCCGATCAAAATTGCTGCGAAGATCGACAAAGCGGATCAGGCGTATTATGACGAACAGATCGCCCCGCTGATGTCGCAACCGCACGTCGAATATATCGGCGAGATCTCTGAAGGAGAAAAAGCCGAGTTCTTGTCCGGCGCACATGCGCTGCTATTTCCGATTGACTGGCCTGAGCCATTCGGTTTAGTCATGATTGAGGCAATGGCCTGCGGTACGCCCGTAATTGCTTTCAAGCGCGGTTCAGTACCCGAAGTCATCGAGCATGGCGTAACCGGCTTTGTAGTGAATAATGAAACTGAAGCGGTCACCGCGCTGAACCGTTTGCATACATTGTCACGCGATACGGTACGCAAACAATTTGAGGAGCGCTTTACCTCACAACGGATGGCGGAAGGGTATCTTGCCGCTTACGAACGTCTTTTACATCAACAACGCCGCACCGTACTACGCGAAGTAGCGGTAGGTTAA
- a CDS encoding iron transporter, translating to MFASKIFQLAAASLLVGAACSASAAEYPIGEPKVHANMEIIAVYLQPVTMDPEHGMRKASESDIHLEADIHAMKDFPTGFAEGDWIPYLQVKFELTKIKTGQKIQGEFMPMIASDGPHYGDNVKLFGPGQYHLKYFIAPPPATGHMTFGRHIDKETGVGPWFKPFTVEYTFNFAGIGKKGGY from the coding sequence ATGTTTGCATCAAAAATTTTTCAGCTTGCCGCAGCGAGTCTCTTGGTCGGCGCAGCCTGCTCCGCCAGTGCTGCCGAATATCCAATTGGCGAACCCAAGGTTCACGCCAATATGGAGATTATAGCGGTCTATTTGCAACCGGTCACGATGGATCCGGAACATGGAATGCGCAAAGCCTCCGAATCGGATATTCACCTTGAAGCGGATATCCATGCCATGAAAGATTTTCCAACCGGTTTCGCTGAAGGAGATTGGATTCCTTATTTACAGGTGAAATTCGAACTGACAAAAATCAAAACGGGGCAAAAAATTCAAGGTGAGTTCATGCCAATGATCGCCAGCGATGGGCCACATTACGGTGATAACGTAAAGTTGTTTGGCCCGGGCCAATATCATCTGAAATACTTCATTGCGCCACCACCGGCTACCGGACATATGACATTTGGTCGGCATATCGATAAAGAAACGGGAGTGGGGCCTTGGTTTAAGCCATTTACCGTTGAATATACGTTTAATTTTGCTGGCATAGGTAAAAAAGGAGGGTACTAA
- a CDS encoding cupredoxin domain-containing protein → MKISLIITLCVTAVLALVLTLSNPKRDEAKTKEELLTFELDMADGKLTPSRIEVPANQPIKISITNSGKKAAEFESIQLRKEKVLAPGSKSFVVIKKMAPGEYKFFDDFHQATAQGVIVAR, encoded by the coding sequence ATGAAAATCAGTCTTATTATCACTCTGTGCGTGACGGCTGTGCTTGCATTGGTTTTAACCTTATCGAATCCTAAGCGTGATGAAGCAAAGACAAAAGAAGAATTGCTGACCTTTGAATTGGATATGGCTGACGGAAAATTGACGCCATCTCGCATTGAAGTACCGGCTAATCAGCCGATTAAAATCTCGATTACCAATTCAGGTAAAAAAGCTGCCGAATTTGAGAGCATTCAACTCCGCAAAGAGAAAGTTCTGGCTCCTGGCTCGAAATCCTTTGTGGTAATTAAAAAAATGGCGCCGGGAGAATACAAGTTTTTCGATGATTTTCATCAAGCGACGGCGCAAGGGGTGATCGTCGCAAGATAA
- a CDS encoding FTR1 family iron permease translates to MGQVLFVVWRESVEALLVIGILYAWLRNGDKVARQGLSYLWLGVGLGLLAAFAFGFALLSFSETLTGEAQDYFQVVMVWLAAVLIVQMVLWMKYHGRTLKQGMEASLQKSAQNAQWWGIALLAALAVAREGSETVIFLYGLGFGKAGYILPSHLAGVLIGFSLAFLTVYLLQLGGKLFSWPAFFRVTEVMLLLLAAGLVQAGVDKLIDKELLPSLIDPLWNTSALLDDTGGLGSLLAALTGYRAYPSLMNVLAYLIYWVVVAGLMKYKKQRLTAQTQSI, encoded by the coding sequence ATGGGGCAGGTGCTGTTTGTTGTATGGCGTGAAAGTGTTGAAGCGTTACTTGTTATTGGCATTTTATATGCATGGTTGCGTAATGGCGATAAAGTTGCGCGGCAGGGGCTGTCCTATTTATGGCTAGGCGTTGGGCTTGGCCTGTTGGCGGCTTTTGCGTTTGGTTTTGCATTATTGAGCTTTAGTGAAACGCTGACTGGCGAAGCACAAGATTATTTTCAAGTGGTCATGGTGTGGCTTGCCGCTGTGCTGATTGTGCAGATGGTGTTATGGATGAAATACCATGGGCGCACTTTGAAGCAAGGTATGGAGGCTTCGTTACAGAAAAGCGCGCAAAACGCGCAATGGTGGGGCATCGCGTTGCTTGCCGCCTTGGCGGTTGCGCGGGAAGGAAGCGAGACCGTGATTTTTCTATACGGCTTAGGTTTTGGCAAAGCCGGATATATTTTGCCTTCTCACCTAGCGGGCGTATTGATTGGTTTTAGCCTGGCCTTTTTGACCGTTTACCTATTGCAATTAGGGGGTAAGCTATTTTCGTGGCCGGCGTTTTTCCGTGTCACTGAAGTGATGTTGCTCCTGCTTGCAGCGGGCTTAGTCCAAGCCGGTGTCGACAAACTGATCGATAAAGAACTCTTGCCGAGCTTGATTGACCCCTTGTGGAATACGTCTGCTCTCTTAGACGATACGGGTGGGCTGGGTTCACTGTTGGCGGCCTTGACAGGTTACCGCGCATACCCATCATTAATGAATGTACTGGCGTACCTGATTTACTGGGTTGTGGTGGCCGGATTAATGAAATATAAAAAACAGCGCCTGACGGCTCAAACTCAATCAATATGA
- a CDS encoding 4Fe-4S binding protein, producing MADSSRYGRWLARCGHWMLRHSAAIRYTQWTIALIYAILVIAPAFMRLPGPSAHLWDNFTLFAQFIFWGIWWPFVLLSMVLFGRLWCGILCPEGALAEFASKHGRHRPIPRWLRWAGWPFVAFVLTTLYGQMVSVYQYPKAVLLVLGGSTLAALVVGFLYGREKRVWCKYLCPVNGVFGLLARLAPMHYKVDEEAWRRSYTQGEYGHRVIPINCAPLVPLRTMQGSAACHMCSRCSGHREAISLSWRSPSHEVVQLGKTTAHGWDTLLILYGLMGIAVGAFHWTASPWFITLKQALAGWLMEQDIWWPFATNAPWFVFTHYPDQNDVFSWLDGGLLVVYIVATSLVYGTALNVLLALAVRCLGSWRATRLHHLAQTLIPLAGCGVFLGLSALTVSLLKGEHISLGWVNEMRFALLAGVNVWSLWLSWRVVSGYATSRLRRSAAMVFIIAALGVADSAWWLLFWYW from the coding sequence ATGGCAGATTCTAGCCGATATGGCAGGTGGCTTGCTCGTTGTGGACATTGGATGCTTCGGCACAGCGCCGCGATTCGTTATACGCAGTGGACGATAGCGCTGATTTACGCGATTTTGGTGATCGCTCCGGCATTCATGCGGTTGCCGGGGCCTAGCGCACATCTTTGGGATAACTTCACGCTATTTGCACAGTTTATTTTTTGGGGTATCTGGTGGCCTTTCGTGCTGCTCTCAATGGTGCTGTTTGGCCGCCTCTGGTGCGGGATCCTGTGTCCAGAAGGTGCTTTGGCTGAATTTGCCAGTAAACATGGACGCCATCGGCCCATCCCACGTTGGCTGCGCTGGGCCGGTTGGCCTTTTGTGGCGTTTGTCCTGACCACCCTCTATGGGCAAATGGTCAGCGTTTACCAATATCCCAAAGCCGTCCTGCTGGTGTTAGGGGGCTCAACTCTGGCGGCGCTTGTCGTCGGTTTCTTGTATGGGCGTGAAAAGCGTGTTTGGTGCAAGTATCTGTGTCCAGTGAATGGCGTATTTGGCCTACTGGCGCGGCTTGCGCCGATGCATTATAAAGTCGATGAAGAAGCGTGGCGGCGCTCTTATACGCAGGGTGAATATGGTCATCGCGTGATTCCAATCAATTGTGCGCCCTTGGTGCCGCTGCGCACGATGCAGGGCAGCGCCGCCTGTCACATGTGTTCACGTTGCAGCGGACACCGCGAAGCAATCTCGCTAAGCTGGCGCTCACCGAGTCATGAGGTCGTGCAATTAGGGAAAACCACAGCGCATGGGTGGGATACATTACTCATTCTCTATGGCTTAATGGGAATTGCAGTAGGGGCGTTTCATTGGACGGCAAGTCCTTGGTTTATTACGCTTAAGCAAGCACTCGCCGGTTGGCTGATGGAACAGGATATTTGGTGGCCGTTTGCAACTAATGCGCCGTGGTTTGTCTTCACCCATTATCCAGACCAAAACGACGTGTTTAGTTGGTTGGATGGCGGTTTGCTTGTGGTGTATATCGTAGCGACGAGTTTGGTCTATGGTACTGCGCTTAACGTCTTACTGGCTTTGGCGGTGCGTTGTTTGGGGAGCTGGCGCGCGACGCGCTTGCATCATCTGGCACAAACTCTGATTCCATTAGCCGGCTGTGGGGTATTTCTAGGGTTGTCAGCGTTGACCGTCTCCTTATTAAAAGGTGAGCACATTTCGTTGGGGTGGGTGAATGAGATGCGCTTCGCTTTGCTGGCCGGCGTTAATGTATGGAGTCTGTGGTTGTCCTGGCGGGTTGTGAGTGGTTATGCTACGAGTCGCTTACGGCGAAGCGCAGCAATGGTCTTTATCATAGCGGCGCTGGGCGTGGCTGACAGCGCATGGTGGCTATTATTTTGGTATTGGTAG
- a CDS encoding efflux RND transporter periplasmic adaptor subunit, with translation MHVNRSFSNLIGLAALLALTACGKKQAPPAPSLPEVGVVTLEPRTMPVTFDVPGRTSAWQMAEVRARVNGIVLKREFKEGSEVKAGQRLYKIDPAPYQAEFDRAKAGLAKAQASLNAVAAKAERYKPLIAAHAISQQEYDNALAEHGQAAAEVAVAKAALEAARINLGYTEVTSPISGWAGKSQVTPGAYVQASQATLLSTIQQIDPMYVDLTQSSSDVLRLRREMAEGRLQMAGRNEVKVDLVLEDGSSYPLQGKLQFSDIAVDPGTGTITLRALFPNPQKALLPGMFVRARVQEGTNNRALVVPQIGITHDAKGQPTALIVTQDNKVALRTLTTARTADDNWIVSSGLQAGDKVIVQGLQKVQPGMTVKPVAAQLSPTAPAAEVASSPAASDAADTNAE, from the coding sequence ATGCATGTCAATCGGTCCTTTTCCAATTTGATTGGTCTTGCTGCACTCCTGGCGCTGACTGCTTGCGGTAAAAAGCAGGCTCCTCCCGCGCCGTCACTCCCAGAAGTGGGCGTGGTCACGCTTGAGCCGCGTACGATGCCGGTTACCTTTGATGTGCCTGGTCGTACCTCTGCCTGGCAGATGGCTGAGGTGCGCGCGCGCGTCAACGGCATTGTACTTAAGCGTGAATTTAAAGAAGGCAGCGAAGTGAAAGCGGGTCAGCGCCTGTATAAAATTGACCCGGCTCCTTATCAAGCTGAATTTGATCGAGCTAAAGCCGGACTGGCGAAAGCGCAAGCTAGCCTGAATGCAGTGGCTGCCAAAGCGGAGCGTTACAAGCCGCTGATTGCTGCGCACGCGATTAGTCAGCAAGAATATGATAACGCGCTGGCTGAACATGGCCAGGCGGCGGCAGAAGTGGCGGTAGCCAAGGCAGCGCTTGAGGCGGCGCGCATCAATCTCGGTTATACCGAAGTAACCTCGCCGATTTCAGGCTGGGCCGGTAAATCGCAGGTTACGCCCGGTGCTTATGTACAGGCAAGCCAAGCGACTCTGTTGTCGACCATCCAGCAAATTGATCCGATGTATGTCGACCTCACGCAATCGAGTTCAGACGTTTTGCGGCTACGCCGCGAAATGGCGGAGGGCCGATTACAGATGGCGGGTCGTAATGAGGTTAAGGTTGATCTCGTGTTGGAAGACGGCTCATCCTATCCGCTCCAAGGAAAATTACAGTTTTCCGACATTGCAGTTGATCCAGGCACCGGCACGATTACGCTGCGCGCGCTTTTCCCAAACCCTCAAAAAGCTTTGCTGCCCGGCATGTTTGTCCGCGCTCGGGTGCAAGAGGGCACAAACAATCGCGCTTTGGTGGTCCCGCAAATTGGCATCACGCATGATGCCAAGGGGCAGCCGACAGCGCTGATTGTCACTCAAGATAACAAGGTTGCATTGCGCACCCTGACCACGGCGCGTACGGCGGATGATAATTGGATCGTGTCGAGCGGCTTGCAAGCCGGCGATAAAGTGATTGTGCAAGGGTTGCAAAAAGTTCAGCCCGGCATGACGGTTAAGCCGGTCGCGGCGCAGTTATCGCCCACCGCGCCTGCAGCGGAAGTTGCGTCATCGCCTGCCGCTAGCGATGCCGCTGATACGAACGCAGAATAA